From one Nocardioides sp. Kera G14 genomic stretch:
- a CDS encoding DNA gyrase/topoisomerase IV subunit B, giving the protein MSDTYNAAHLLVLEGLEAVRKRPGMYIGSTDTRGLMHCVWEIIDNGVDEALAGFARRVEVTLHADGSVEVYDDGRGIPTDKEPKTGLTGVEVVATKLHAGGKFGGSSYAATGGLHGVGLSVVNALSARMDIDVDRAPARQGISFQRGVPGVFTGEGPGASFEPTNGLTRKGSRVAKGKSGTLIRFWPDRQIFTGDAGFIWDDLVGRARQTSFIVPGLELVLRDLRGDLPVEEKFLHAGGIGEFVDFLSVGEPVTEVLRLQGSDTFTETVPMLDEQGHMTPQDVERELGVDVALRWVNGYDTVLRSFVNVIATPKGGTHVSGFEAALKRTFNEAMKAAKVLKVNDADVTTEDILEGLTAVVTVRLAEPQFEGQTKEILGTPAARAVVRKVVSAELKAFLTSTKAREKAQAKLVMEKVLGAAKTRIAARQHKETQRRKNALESSALPAKLADCRAADNERTELFIVEGDSALGTAKMARNSEFQALLPIRGKILNVQRASVADMLKNTECSSIIQVVGAGSGRTFDLDAARYGKVIFMADADADGAHIRTLLATLFMKYMPDLVKAGRVYSAVPPLHRIELSNPKKGMEKYIYTYSDDELQRRLAELKKKNINVKGSPQRYKGLGEMDADQLAETTMDPRHRTLRRLTVDDAESAAGVFELLMGTDVAPRKEFITAGAHQLSDADLDF; this is encoded by the coding sequence ATGAGCGACACCTACAACGCAGCGCACCTCCTCGTCCTCGAGGGCCTGGAGGCCGTCCGGAAGCGTCCGGGCATGTACATCGGGTCCACCGACACCCGCGGCCTGATGCACTGCGTCTGGGAGATCATCGACAACGGCGTCGACGAGGCCCTCGCCGGCTTCGCCCGCCGGGTCGAGGTGACGCTCCATGCCGACGGCTCCGTCGAGGTGTACGACGACGGGCGGGGCATCCCCACCGACAAGGAGCCCAAGACGGGGCTCACCGGTGTCGAGGTCGTGGCGACCAAGCTCCACGCGGGTGGCAAGTTCGGCGGATCCTCGTATGCGGCCACGGGTGGCCTGCACGGCGTCGGCCTGTCGGTCGTCAACGCGCTGTCGGCGCGGATGGACATCGACGTCGACCGGGCGCCGGCCCGACAGGGCATCTCGTTCCAGCGCGGCGTGCCCGGTGTCTTCACCGGTGAGGGTCCTGGTGCGTCCTTCGAGCCGACCAACGGGCTGACGCGCAAGGGTTCGCGCGTCGCCAAGGGCAAGAGCGGCACCCTGATCCGGTTCTGGCCCGACCGGCAGATCTTCACGGGTGACGCGGGCTTCATCTGGGACGACCTGGTCGGTCGCGCCCGCCAGACGTCCTTCATCGTGCCCGGCCTCGAGCTCGTGCTGCGCGACCTGCGCGGCGACCTGCCCGTGGAGGAGAAGTTCCTCCACGCCGGTGGCATCGGGGAGTTCGTGGACTTCCTCTCGGTCGGGGAGCCGGTGACCGAGGTGCTGCGCCTGCAGGGCTCGGACACCTTCACCGAGACGGTGCCGATGCTCGACGAGCAGGGGCACATGACGCCGCAGGACGTCGAGCGCGAGCTCGGTGTCGACGTGGCCCTGCGCTGGGTCAACGGCTATGACACGGTCTTGCGCTCCTTCGTGAACGTGATCGCCACGCCGAAGGGCGGCACCCACGTCAGCGGCTTCGAGGCGGCGCTCAAGCGCACGTTCAACGAGGCGATGAAGGCCGCGAAGGTGCTCAAGGTCAACGACGCCGACGTGACGACCGAGGACATCCTCGAGGGCCTCACCGCCGTGGTCACGGTCCGGCTCGCAGAGCCCCAGTTCGAGGGCCAGACCAAGGAGATCCTCGGGACGCCTGCCGCGCGGGCCGTCGTACGGAAGGTCGTGTCGGCGGAGCTCAAGGCGTTCCTGACCTCGACCAAGGCGCGGGAGAAGGCGCAGGCCAAGCTGGTCATGGAGAAGGTGCTCGGCGCCGCCAAGACCCGCATCGCCGCGCGCCAGCACAAGGAGACCCAGCGCCGGAAGAACGCCCTCGAGTCCAGCGCGCTGCCCGCCAAGCTGGCCGACTGCCGCGCCGCCGACAACGAGCGCACCGAGCTCTTCATCGTCGAGGGTGACTCCGCGCTCGGTACGGCGAAGATGGCGCGCAACAGCGAGTTCCAGGCACTGCTGCCGATCCGCGGCAAGATCCTCAACGTCCAGCGCGCCTCGGTCGCGGACATGCTGAAGAACACCGAGTGCTCCTCGATCATCCAGGTGGTCGGCGCCGGTTCAGGGCGGACCTTCGACCTGGACGCGGCTCGCTACGGCAAGGTCATCTTCATGGCCGACGCCGACGCCGACGGCGCCCACATCCGCACCCTGCTCGCGACGCTCTTCATGAAGTACATGCCCGACCTGGTCAAGGCCGGCCGGGTCTACTCCGCCGTCCCGCCGCTGCACCGGATCGAGCTCTCCAACCCGAAGAAGGGGATGGAGAAGTACATCTACACCTACAGTGACGACGAGCTGCAGCGTCGGCTCGCGGAGCTGAAGAAGAAGAACATCAACGTCAAGGGCTCGCCCCAGCGGTACAAGGGCCTGGGCGAGATGGACGCCGACCAGCTGGCCGAGACCACGATGGACCCGCGCCACCGCACGCTGCGTCGGCTGACGGTCGACGACGCCGAGTCGGCCGCGGGTGTCTTCGAGCTCCTGATGGGCACCGACGTCGCTCCGCGCAAGGAGTTCATCACCGCCGGCGCGCACCAGCTCTCCGACGCCGACCTCGACTTCTGA
- a CDS encoding LppX_LprAFG lipoprotein, whose amino-acid sequence MRRLGAAVAAVLLLGSLASCGDKGKPSSDGTTAAAATPAQALAAAKGVLDKTSGVTVDITSKDVPSDASALLSGNGTLVRPPAFDGTITVQVAGLKPQVPIISVDGKVHAQLPLTNGWQTIDPADYGVPDPAQFMATSGGLSDLLTATVDPTFGDKARGGEGNKEILTDVTGTLPASAATTFLPSIADDLDVTWQLTDAGELRTATLVGDFYGTGDTETYIVTLDHYGTTKKITAP is encoded by the coding sequence ATGAGGCGCCTCGGCGCGGCCGTGGCCGCCGTACTCCTGCTCGGATCGCTCGCCTCCTGTGGCGACAAGGGGAAGCCGTCCTCGGACGGCACCACCGCGGCGGCCGCAACCCCCGCTCAGGCGCTCGCCGCCGCCAAGGGAGTGCTGGACAAGACCTCCGGCGTCACGGTCGACATCACCTCCAAGGACGTCCCCTCCGACGCCTCGGCGCTGCTCTCGGGCAACGGCACGCTCGTCCGACCACCGGCGTTCGACGGCACGATCACCGTGCAGGTCGCCGGACTCAAGCCGCAGGTGCCGATCATCTCGGTCGACGGCAAGGTCCACGCCCAGCTGCCGTTGACCAACGGCTGGCAGACGATCGACCCGGCCGACTACGGCGTCCCCGACCCGGCGCAGTTCATGGCCACGAGCGGCGGACTCTCGGACCTCCTCACCGCCACCGTCGACCCGACGTTCGGTGACAAGGCCCGCGGCGGCGAGGGCAACAAGGAGATCCTGACCGACGTCACGGGCACCCTGCCCGCCTCCGCCGCGACGACGTTCCTGCCGTCGATCGCCGATGACCTCGACGTCACCTGGCAGCTCACCGACGCGGGCGAGCTCCGCACCGCCACGCTGGTCGGTGACTTCTACGGCACCGGTGACACGGAGACCTACATCGTCACCCTCGACCACTACGGGACGACGAAGAAGATCACCGCCCCGTGA
- a CDS encoding DNA topoisomerase (ATP-hydrolyzing) subunit A — MARRTTTPPPPDDFEEHILDTDIKDEMETSFLEYAYSVIYSRALPDARDGLKPVQRRILYTMADMGLRPDRGHVKSARVVGEVMGRLHPHGDGAIYDALVRLAQPWTMRLPYIDGHGNFGSLDDGPAAMRYTECRMAPSAVAMTADIDEDTVDFRPNYDARELEPAVLPSAIPNLVVNGTTGIAVGMATNMAPHNLIEVVAALRELIKRPTLDTEGLMRFIPGPDLPTGGTIVGLDGIRDAYETGRGSFKIRATARIEPVGRRKGIVVTELPYNIGVEKVVERIKTLVQSKKIEGIADLKDLTDKDNGLRLVIEVKNGFVPEVILEQLYKATPMEDSFGINNVALVDGQPRTLGLKQLLEVFLGHRYEVVRRRSQFRRDKAAARLHLVEGLLLAILDIDEVIQLIRGSDNAGQARERLMSVFDLSELQADYILDMALRRLTKFSKIELEKEQEDLQRTIEELDAILASEELLKKVVSDELAEVAKTFGTPRRTVLLASAGTAAVEALKMSAEVSDDPCFALLSSTGLLARTSDDSAFETSDGRANHDVIVSLVRTTVRGEIGVLTSRGRLVRLGVLDLPAMPPTAGEPNLQGGVPLSALLSLEADERALALVTLATEGPGLALGTKLGVVKRVNPEVLGRDDWEVINLADGDEVVGAVELQTGTEELCFITSDAQLLHFGADQVRPQGRNAGGMAGVRVAHGSRVMFFGALDPATSVVVTASGSSSALPGTETGSVKVTPFAEYPAKGRATGGVRCHRYLRGEDTLVFAWAGRGPARAAANSGAPIELPEPDLRRDGSGVPAAQPIDAVAGPVGGSGS; from the coding sequence ATGGCACGGCGTACCACCACCCCTCCTCCCCCCGATGACTTCGAGGAGCACATCCTCGACACCGACATCAAGGACGAGATGGAGACCTCGTTCCTCGAGTACGCCTACTCCGTCATCTACTCCCGGGCGCTCCCCGACGCCCGCGACGGCCTGAAGCCTGTGCAGCGACGCATCCTCTACACGATGGCCGACATGGGTCTGCGGCCCGACCGCGGCCACGTGAAGAGTGCCCGCGTCGTCGGCGAGGTCATGGGTCGACTGCACCCGCACGGTGACGGCGCGATCTACGACGCGCTCGTCCGCCTGGCGCAGCCGTGGACCATGCGCCTGCCCTACATCGACGGCCACGGCAACTTCGGCTCCCTCGACGACGGCCCCGCGGCCATGCGATACACGGAGTGCCGGATGGCGCCCTCGGCCGTCGCGATGACCGCCGACATCGACGAGGACACCGTCGACTTCCGCCCCAACTACGACGCCCGGGAGTTGGAGCCCGCCGTCCTCCCGAGCGCGATCCCCAACCTGGTCGTCAACGGCACCACCGGCATCGCGGTCGGCATGGCGACCAACATGGCGCCGCACAACCTGATCGAGGTCGTCGCCGCCCTGCGCGAGCTGATCAAGCGACCCACCCTCGACACCGAGGGTCTCATGCGGTTCATCCCCGGGCCGGACCTGCCCACGGGCGGCACGATCGTCGGCCTCGACGGCATCCGCGACGCCTACGAGACCGGGCGCGGCTCGTTCAAGATCCGCGCCACCGCCCGGATCGAGCCGGTCGGTCGCCGCAAGGGCATCGTCGTCACCGAGCTCCCCTACAACATCGGTGTGGAGAAGGTCGTCGAGCGGATCAAGACGCTCGTGCAGTCCAAGAAGATCGAGGGCATCGCCGACCTCAAGGACCTCACCGACAAGGACAACGGCCTCCGCCTCGTCATCGAGGTCAAGAACGGCTTCGTGCCCGAGGTCATCCTCGAGCAGCTCTACAAGGCCACGCCAATGGAGGACTCCTTCGGCATCAACAACGTCGCGCTCGTCGACGGTCAGCCCCGCACCCTGGGGCTGAAGCAGCTCCTCGAGGTCTTCCTGGGTCACCGCTACGAGGTCGTACGCCGACGCAGCCAGTTCCGCCGCGACAAGGCCGCTGCTCGCCTGCACCTTGTCGAGGGCCTGCTCCTGGCGATCCTCGACATCGACGAGGTCATCCAGCTGATCCGTGGCTCCGACAACGCCGGCCAGGCGCGCGAGCGCCTCATGTCCGTCTTCGACCTGAGCGAGCTGCAGGCCGATTACATCCTCGACATGGCCCTGCGCCGTCTGACGAAGTTCTCCAAGATCGAACTCGAGAAGGAGCAGGAGGACCTCCAGCGCACCATCGAGGAGCTCGACGCGATCCTCGCCTCGGAGGAGCTGCTGAAGAAGGTCGTCTCCGACGAGCTGGCCGAGGTCGCGAAGACGTTCGGCACCCCACGACGTACGGTCCTGCTGGCCAGTGCCGGCACGGCCGCGGTCGAGGCGCTGAAGATGAGCGCCGAGGTGTCCGACGACCCGTGCTTCGCCCTGCTCTCCTCGACGGGCCTGCTCGCGCGGACCTCCGACGACTCCGCCTTCGAGACCAGTGACGGCCGGGCGAACCACGACGTCATCGTGTCGTTGGTGAGGACCACCGTCCGCGGCGAGATCGGTGTCCTCACCTCGCGCGGTCGTCTGGTCCGGCTGGGCGTCCTCGACCTTCCGGCGATGCCGCCGACCGCCGGCGAGCCCAACCTGCAGGGCGGGGTACCGCTCTCCGCCCTCCTCTCCCTGGAGGCCGACGAGCGCGCGCTGGCCCTCGTCACCCTCGCCACCGAGGGCCCCGGCCTTGCGCTCGGCACCAAGCTGGGCGTGGTGAAGCGGGTCAATCCGGAGGTGCTCGGTCGCGACGACTGGGAGGTCATCAACCTCGCCGACGGCGACGAGGTGGTGGGAGCGGTCGAGCTCCAGACCGGCACCGAGGAGCTCTGCTTCATCACCTCGGACGCACAACTGCTGCACTTCGGCGCCGACCAGGTCCGCCCGCAGGGCCGCAACGCGGGCGGCATGGCCGGCGTGCGGGTCGCCCACGGCTCGCGGGTGATGTTCTTCGGCGCCCTCGACCCGGCCACCTCCGTCGTGGTCACCGCGTCCGGCTCCTCCTCGGCACTGCCCGGGACGGAGACCGGCTCGGTCAAGGTGACGCCGTTCGCGGAGTACCCCGCGAAGGGCCGCGCGACCGGCGGCGTCCGCTGCCACCGCTACCTGCGCGGCGAGGACACCCTCGTCTTCGCCTGGGCCGGTCGCGGCCCAGCCCGGGCAGCCGCCAACTCCGGCGCCCCGATCGAGCTGCCCGAGCCCGACCTGCGGCGCGACGGCTCCGGCGTGCCAGCGGCCCAGCCGATCGACGCCGTCGCCGGGCCCGTGGGAGGCTCTGGATCATGA
- a CDS encoding MFS transporter yields MTRRLLALAAFAVCFTAADTYVIVLALPDIMHGVGLSVDELQQGAPIVSGFLLGYVAMLPLIGRIADLRGRPPVLVAGLVLFAVGSFVTALSYGMPTIVTGRLIQGVGAGALVPATMALVADLYPVSRRAVPLGLVSAAQELGAVLGPLLGAAILAVTDWRMIFALNLVVAAALALSLRRLSGRSEGRRGFPDLIGLALLALTAGAAVLLTLKPAGLVRDLTWGELYVPRVGLSDWTTPLGLMVLAGLLLFLLRCLTARRPLVDLRRWGRDAWAADLPGAVLLAIALGGVVLAFSTTDPKVEVVSPLGAWYLAIAALSAVAFSVHLRRARNPLIPPGALLARPAWGGVLTSLLVGASLVAALVDIPLFARTTVYDDSQLLAALVLVRFLVALPVGAVAGGWLVRRQPPALVAAAGMLLAAAGFAWMSTWDVDSLRSATATIPLVLGGFGFGLALAPINHSVLAATPQEVHGVASAATVVARMIGMLVGISVLTAIGLRRYYAEQADLPTVQSVCHGSSRCDAFTDLLRDAGIAQEHTVFLGAAVVAVLAAGTALLLASPTRYGQRHG; encoded by the coding sequence GTGACGCGCCGGCTGCTGGCGCTCGCGGCCTTCGCGGTCTGCTTCACCGCGGCCGACACCTACGTCATCGTCCTGGCGCTGCCGGACATCATGCACGGCGTCGGCCTCTCGGTCGACGAGCTCCAGCAGGGCGCCCCGATCGTCTCCGGCTTCCTCCTCGGGTACGTCGCCATGCTGCCGCTCATCGGCCGGATCGCCGATCTGCGCGGCCGGCCCCCGGTGCTCGTTGCAGGGCTCGTGCTCTTCGCCGTGGGCTCCTTCGTCACCGCGCTCTCCTACGGCATGCCCACCATCGTCACCGGCCGCCTGATCCAGGGTGTCGGCGCCGGGGCACTCGTCCCCGCCACGATGGCGCTCGTCGCCGACCTCTATCCGGTCTCGCGCCGCGCCGTACCGCTCGGACTGGTCTCCGCGGCCCAGGAGCTCGGCGCCGTCCTCGGCCCGCTGCTCGGTGCCGCGATCCTCGCCGTCACCGACTGGCGGATGATCTTCGCGCTCAACCTCGTGGTCGCCGCAGCCCTCGCCCTCTCACTGCGCCGCCTCTCCGGTCGAAGCGAGGGTCGTCGGGGCTTTCCTGACCTGATCGGCCTCGCCCTGCTGGCGCTGACGGCCGGCGCGGCGGTCCTGCTGACCCTCAAGCCGGCCGGCCTCGTCCGTGACCTCACCTGGGGCGAGCTCTACGTCCCGCGGGTCGGCCTGAGTGACTGGACGACTCCTCTCGGCCTCATGGTCCTCGCCGGCCTCCTCCTCTTCCTCCTGCGCTGCCTCACCGCCCGCCGCCCGCTCGTCGACCTGCGCCGGTGGGGTCGTGACGCCTGGGCAGCCGACCTCCCCGGCGCCGTCCTGCTCGCGATCGCACTCGGCGGCGTCGTCCTGGCCTTCTCCACGACCGACCCCAAGGTCGAGGTCGTCTCGCCGCTCGGCGCGTGGTACCTCGCCATCGCAGCGCTCTCGGCCGTCGCCTTCTCCGTCCACCTGCGCCGCGCCCGCAACCCGCTGATCCCGCCCGGCGCGCTCCTGGCACGCCCTGCCTGGGGCGGTGTCCTGACCAGCCTCCTCGTCGGCGCCTCGCTCGTCGCTGCGCTCGTCGACATCCCGCTCTTCGCCCGCACGACGGTCTACGACGACTCCCAGCTCCTCGCCGCCCTCGTGCTCGTCCGGTTCCTCGTCGCGCTCCCCGTCGGTGCCGTCGCCGGCGGTTGGCTGGTACGCCGACAGCCGCCCGCCCTCGTCGCCGCAGCCGGCATGCTGCTGGCCGCGGCGGGATTCGCGTGGATGTCGACCTGGGACGTCGACTCCCTCCGCTCGGCAACCGCCACCATCCCCCTCGTCCTGGGCGGCTTCGGCTTCGGTCTGGCCCTCGCCCCGATCAACCACTCGGTCCTCGCAGCGACTCCGCAGGAGGTGCACGGCGTGGCGTCCGCAGCGACCGTCGTGGCCCGCATGATCGGCATGCTCGTCGGGATCTCGGTCCTCACGGCGATCGGCCTCCGGCGCTACTACGCGGAGCAGGCCGACCTGCCGACCGTCCAGTCGGTCTGTCACGGCTCCTCGCGCTGCGACGCCTTCACCGACCTGTTGCGGGACGCGGGCATCGCCCAGGAGCACACCGTCTTCCTCGGCGCGGCCGTGGTCGCCGTACTGGCTGCTGGGACCGCGCTGCTGCTCGCCTCGCCCACTCGATATGGTCAGCGGCATGGGTGA
- a CDS encoding beta-class carbonic anhydrase, whose protein sequence is MGDFDDLLAANKDFAADFQFGGFDGVARAGVALVTCMDSRIDPLRMLGLKPGDAKIFRNPGGRVTVAAMEALVMGVHLLNVQRILVVPHTRCAVASNSEDEIRARVTESAGVDASWQPFHVVDDQIRALTEDVHKVTSHPLIGDRAKVGGFLYDVDSGLLTQHA, encoded by the coding sequence ATGGGTGACTTCGACGATCTGCTTGCTGCCAACAAGGACTTTGCCGCCGACTTCCAGTTCGGTGGATTCGACGGTGTCGCGCGCGCCGGCGTCGCGCTCGTGACGTGCATGGACAGCCGCATCGATCCCCTCCGCATGCTCGGCCTCAAGCCGGGTGACGCGAAGATCTTCCGCAACCCCGGTGGCCGCGTGACCGTCGCGGCGATGGAGGCCCTCGTCATGGGCGTCCACCTGCTCAACGTGCAGCGGATCCTGGTCGTCCCCCACACCCGCTGCGCCGTCGCCTCCAACTCCGAGGACGAGATCCGCGCCCGCGTCACCGAGTCGGCCGGCGTGGACGCGTCGTGGCAGCCGTTCCACGTCGTCGACGACCAGATCCGCGCTCTCACCGAGGACGTGCACAAGGTCACCTCGCACCCGCTGATCGGCGACCGCGCCAAGGTCGGCGGCTTCCTCTACGACGTCGACTCCGGCCTGCTCACGCAGCACGCCTGA
- a CDS encoding DUF456 domain-containing protein yields MGTDIVVALLMALGLATVVVPVLPGTLLIGAGLLVWASEDGGRSAWVVAAVGLVLLAAGAVVKYVVPGRRLKDAGVPFTTQLAGLVLGVVGFFVIPVVGLFLGFVLGVWLAELRRLGRAQAWPSTKQALRAAGLSILIELGFGLLAVATWVVGLVAVG; encoded by the coding sequence ATGGGCACCGATATCGTCGTCGCGCTCCTGATGGCGCTCGGACTGGCCACCGTCGTGGTGCCCGTCCTCCCGGGGACCCTTCTCATCGGCGCCGGACTCTTGGTCTGGGCGAGCGAGGACGGCGGGCGTTCCGCCTGGGTCGTGGCCGCCGTGGGACTCGTCCTCCTCGCCGCCGGCGCGGTCGTGAAGTACGTCGTCCCCGGCCGCCGGCTCAAGGACGCCGGTGTGCCCTTCACCACACAGCTGGCCGGCCTGGTCCTGGGCGTCGTCGGATTCTTCGTGATCCCCGTGGTCGGTCTCTTCCTCGGATTCGTCCTCGGCGTGTGGCTCGCCGAACTCCGCCGCCTGGGCCGTGCGCAGGCATGGCCGTCGACGAAACAGGCCCTGCGCGCCGCTGGGCTCTCGATCCTCATCGAGCTCGGATTCGGGCTGCTCGCGGTGGCCACGTGGGTCGTCGGCCTGGTTGCGGTGGGCTGA
- a CDS encoding EamA family transporter, which produces MTVLFALLSALCYGTSDFVGGFMATRIPTWMSAFCAQVGGAVAMAVFALLTAGHPDAASLAWGAVSGVATGVGILALYRGLAVGRMGVVAPISGVTGAILPAAIGVAGGDRPSTIAWLGLALALPAVFLVARAPATESESGHGSGAMFGLLAGLGFGGGFAAIAQIPASAGHWPITLEMVTGAAFTALVAMIAREPWLPRTLTPWWAGAGGTLGAAALALFLAANNHGMLTVAAVLSSLYPAATVAWAVVLLKERIHRGQAVGLAATALAVTLVAVG; this is translated from the coding sequence ATGACCGTCCTCTTCGCGCTGCTCTCCGCGCTCTGCTACGGCACCTCGGACTTCGTCGGCGGGTTCATGGCGACCCGCATCCCGACGTGGATGTCGGCCTTCTGCGCCCAGGTCGGGGGCGCGGTGGCGATGGCCGTCTTCGCGCTCCTCACCGCGGGCCACCCTGACGCCGCCTCGCTCGCCTGGGGAGCCGTCTCCGGCGTCGCCACGGGCGTCGGCATCCTCGCGCTCTACCGCGGCCTCGCGGTCGGCCGGATGGGTGTCGTGGCTCCGATCTCAGGTGTCACGGGCGCGATCCTCCCCGCCGCCATCGGCGTCGCCGGAGGCGACCGCCCGTCGACCATCGCCTGGCTCGGCCTTGCACTCGCCCTGCCCGCCGTCTTCCTGGTCGCGCGGGCGCCGGCCACCGAGAGCGAGTCCGGTCACGGCTCCGGAGCGATGTTCGGGCTTCTCGCCGGCCTCGGCTTCGGTGGCGGCTTCGCCGCCATCGCGCAGATCCCGGCGTCAGCCGGGCACTGGCCGATCACCCTGGAGATGGTGACCGGTGCCGCCTTCACCGCCCTGGTCGCCATGATCGCCCGCGAGCCGTGGCTCCCCCGCACGCTGACCCCGTGGTGGGCAGGAGCGGGCGGAACGCTCGGTGCCGCCGCACTGGCGCTCTTCCTCGCGGCCAACAACCACGGCATGCTCACCGTCGCCGCGGTCCTCTCCTCGCTCTACCCGGCAGCGACGGTCGCGTGGGCCGTCGTACTGCTCAAGGAGCGCATCCACCGGGGGCAGGCGGTCGGCCTCGCGGCCACCGCCCTGGCGGTCACCCTCGTCGCCGTCGGCTGA